One genomic region from Mycobacterium basiliense encodes:
- a CDS encoding Rv2253/PknI dimerization domain-containing protein encodes MRSTSMVVGAILMAGSVSMASPAWAYNPAINGTYTATVIGDWARTNTVYHDEPVVRSIWTITSSCSTAQDCSGQVASDQGWTAPLTMHDGQLWTVKRDLPNWETCPDGTTFTGHDVIYFYPANPETGETQLGSPVLAGREKTTGPSGACGNNAPLYIEQPFRLDKIG; translated from the coding sequence ATGCGTTCAACTAGCATGGTGGTTGGCGCAATACTGATGGCCGGCAGCGTGAGCATGGCGTCGCCGGCGTGGGCCTACAATCCGGCCATCAACGGCACCTACACCGCCACGGTGATCGGCGACTGGGCACGAACCAACACGGTCTATCACGACGAGCCGGTGGTACGTAGCATTTGGACTATCACCTCCTCGTGCAGCACCGCCCAGGATTGCAGCGGCCAGGTAGCCAGTGACCAAGGCTGGACCGCACCGTTGACCATGCATGACGGGCAACTGTGGACCGTCAAACGCGACCTACCGAACTGGGAAACCTGCCCCGACGGAACAACATTCACCGGCCACGACGTCATCTACTTCTATCCAGCAAATCCGGAAACCGGTGAGACCCAACTTGGTTCGCCCGTTCTGGCTGGCCGGGAAAAGACGACCGGACCAAGCGGCGCCTGCGGCAACAACGCCCCGCTGTACATCGAACAGCCATTCCGGCTGGACAAAATTGGGTAA
- a CDS encoding cytochrome P450, with the protein MSTYESIDFFTDPSLIPDPHPYFDYLRSQSPVLRLPHHGVVAVTGYEEATAVYKDTDSFSNCVALGGPFPPLPFAPDSDDVNAQIDAHREQFPMYEHMVTMDPPEHSRARSILSRLLTPSRLKQNEEFMWRLADRQLDEFLSAGECEFISEYAKPFATLVIADLLGVPEDDRKDFRVVLGADRMGRVGALNHESVGVNPLQWLDDKFSAYIEDRRRRPRNDVLTALATAKYPDGSTPEVIEVVRSATFLFAAGQETTAKLLTAAMRVLGDRPDIQQKLRENRSLIPNFIEESLRMDSPVKSDSRLTRKRTTVGGLKIPAGTVVMVLPGAANRDPRRFENPHEFRLDRPNVREHMAFARGVHSCPGGPLARVEGRVSLQRILDRMLDIAINEHRHGPADDRCYTYEPTYILLGLTDLHITFTPTG; encoded by the coding sequence ATGAGCACCTACGAATCGATCGACTTCTTCACCGACCCATCGCTGATCCCGGATCCGCATCCCTATTTCGATTACCTGCGTAGCCAGAGTCCGGTGCTGCGGCTACCGCATCACGGCGTGGTCGCGGTCACGGGCTACGAGGAGGCGACAGCGGTATACAAAGACACCGATTCCTTTTCAAACTGTGTCGCGCTCGGTGGCCCCTTCCCTCCCCTGCCCTTCGCTCCCGACAGTGACGACGTCAACGCCCAGATCGACGCGCATCGCGAACAATTTCCGATGTACGAGCACATGGTCACCATGGACCCACCCGAGCACAGTCGCGCGCGATCGATCTTGAGCCGGCTGCTGACACCCAGCCGGCTCAAACAGAACGAGGAGTTCATGTGGCGGCTGGCCGACCGCCAGCTCGACGAATTTCTCAGCGCCGGCGAATGCGAGTTCATCAGCGAATACGCCAAGCCCTTCGCGACCCTGGTAATCGCCGACCTCCTCGGCGTCCCCGAGGACGACCGCAAGGACTTTCGCGTTGTGCTCGGAGCCGACCGCATGGGTCGGGTTGGTGCGCTGAACCATGAATCGGTGGGGGTCAACCCACTGCAGTGGCTCGATGACAAGTTCAGTGCCTACATCGAGGACCGACGACGTCGGCCGCGCAACGACGTCTTGACAGCACTGGCCACAGCGAAATACCCGGACGGCTCGACGCCGGAGGTCATCGAGGTCGTCCGCTCGGCCACCTTCTTGTTCGCCGCCGGTCAGGAAACCACCGCCAAGCTGCTGACCGCCGCCATGCGGGTGCTTGGCGACCGCCCCGATATCCAGCAAAAGCTGCGCGAAAACCGCAGCCTCATACCGAACTTTATCGAGGAATCACTGCGGATGGACAGTCCGGTCAAGAGCGACTCTCGGCTGACCCGCAAGCGGACCACGGTGGGCGGTCTCAAGATACCGGCCGGAACCGTCGTGATGGTGTTGCCCGGCGCCGCCAACCGCGATCCACGCCGCTTCGAAAACCCTCACGAGTTTCGCCTCGACCGACCAAATGTGCGCGAGCACATGGCTTTCGCCCGCGGAGTGCACTCCTGTCCAGGCGGTCCGCTGGCCCGGGTAGAGGGTCGGGTGTCACTGCAGCGAATTCTGGACCGGATGCTCGACATCGCGATCAATGAGCACCGACACGGACCGGCCGACGACCGCTGCTACACCTACGAGCCGACGTACATTCTGCTCGGACTGACCGACCTGCACATCACGTTCACACCTACCGGGTAG
- a CDS encoding MCE family protein, giving the protein MAAIARGLGICCCVMLVATGCAFNGLNSLPLPGAVGRGPGATIYHVEVANVGTLEPNSPVMINDVVVGSIRKMTVQRTAKGWHADVEISVNPDVEVPGNAVARVGQTSLLGSMHLELNPPPGKLAEGKLEPRSTIPLDRSSTYPSTEQTLSSLSVILNAGGLGQIGDIIHNVTAALSGRAGDIRDLIERLDRFVGTLDDQRDNLVASIQALNRLSGTFASQRDVITQALYKIPPALDVLLRERPRFTAALNKLGTFSDTATRLVNDAGSDLVKNLQNLGPTISALADIGPDLDAAIAYAPTFPFTQGFIDRYVRGDYVNGYFIIDLTNAGLRKSILLGTHWGRLGAEGVPAPGDPEYLQFKFGAPLPPGPPPAGEPAPVGPAPGPAPESTVPIPGATPATTALTEGGP; this is encoded by the coding sequence ATGGCCGCGATTGCCAGGGGTCTGGGCATTTGTTGCTGTGTCATGCTGGTCGCGACCGGGTGCGCGTTCAACGGGCTGAACTCACTGCCGCTTCCCGGCGCGGTGGGCCGTGGACCGGGGGCCACCATCTACCACGTTGAGGTCGCCAACGTCGGTACCCTCGAGCCGAATTCACCGGTGATGATCAACGACGTCGTTGTCGGCAGCATCCGAAAGATGACGGTGCAGCGCACGGCAAAGGGTTGGCATGCGGACGTCGAAATCTCGGTGAATCCCGATGTTGAAGTGCCGGGCAATGCGGTTGCCCGCGTCGGCCAGACCAGCCTGCTGGGATCCATGCATCTGGAACTCAATCCGCCTCCGGGCAAGCTCGCCGAAGGAAAGCTCGAACCGCGTTCCACGATCCCGCTGGACCGGTCCTCGACCTATCCGTCGACCGAGCAGACGCTGTCGTCGCTATCGGTGATCCTCAATGCCGGCGGACTGGGACAGATTGGGGACATCATCCACAACGTCACCGCCGCGCTGTCCGGGCGCGCCGGGGACATTCGTGACCTAATCGAACGTCTGGACAGATTCGTCGGCACGCTCGATGACCAGCGGGACAACCTGGTCGCATCCATACAAGCCCTGAACCGCCTTTCCGGCACCTTTGCCAGCCAACGCGACGTGATCACCCAGGCGCTGTACAAGATTCCGCCGGCGCTAGACGTGCTCCTCCGGGAGCGGCCGCGTTTCACCGCGGCGCTCAACAAACTCGGCACGTTTAGTGATACCGCCACCAGACTGGTCAACGACGCGGGATCAGATTTGGTCAAGAACCTGCAAAATCTCGGTCCAACGATTAGTGCGCTCGCCGACATCGGGCCGGATCTCGACGCCGCCATTGCCTACGCGCCGACCTTCCCGTTCACTCAGGGATTTATCGACCGCTATGTCCGAGGTGACTACGTCAACGGGTACTTCATCATCGATCTGACCAATGCCGGGCTACGTAAGAGCATCCTGCTGGGAACTCACTGGGGACGGCTAGGGGCCGAAGGCGTGCCCGCGCCGGGAGATCCGGAGTATCTGCAGTTCAAATTTGGCGCTCCGCTACCGCCCGGTCCGCCACCGGCTGGAGAGCCGGCTCCGGTGGGCCCGGCCCCAGGCCCTGCGCCCGAATCTACTGTCCCGATACCGGGCGCGACTCCGGCCACCACCGCGCTGACGGAGGGGGGCCCATAG
- a CDS encoding cytochrome C oxidase subunit IV family protein — protein sequence MIKFNVRLLVVWLVLASCTLAYLWVDHPSGDEIGSPRSSTAVTSAVIVIAAIKVRIIFREFMEVRQAPALLRRLTDTWVVLIVVSLFGCYFTGLMMR from the coding sequence ATGATCAAGTTCAATGTGAGGCTCCTGGTCGTCTGGCTGGTGTTGGCCTCGTGCACGCTGGCCTATCTCTGGGTAGATCACCCCAGCGGGGATGAGATTGGCTCGCCTCGGTCGAGTACCGCTGTCACCTCGGCGGTGATCGTGATCGCAGCCATCAAGGTGCGCATTATCTTTCGCGAGTTCATGGAAGTCCGGCAGGCTCCTGCCCTACTGCGACGGCTGACGGATACCTGGGTGGTGCTCATCGTGGTGAGCCTGTTCGGCTGCTACTTCACCGGACTGATGATGCGCTAG
- a CDS encoding MCE family protein, giving the protein MMRLERTQRTAVKAGLMMVLVGLVVVGSAVAVRNTFFRPTTITAYFPTATAIYPGDDVRVSGMKVGSIAAIRPEGTRAKMVLHVDRDVPVPADAKAVIVAQNLVAARYVQLTPAYRSSGPVMADGAVIPIERTAVPVEWDEVKDQLMRLATELGPNSQVSTPSISRFIDSAADALGNGNGVKLRETLAQLSGVGRILANGSGNIVDIVKNLQTFIGALRDSNVQIVQFNDRLATLTSVLDDNKSDLDAALTDLSSAVGEVQRFIAGSRDQTAEQITRLADLTQILVDNKMALKNVLHVTPNALANAYNDYDPDVGNVRGGVGIQNLTNPVWSICSQLGAMENVTSVESGKLCGLYLSPALKVFNPLLYFNFNYFPIPVNPILAPAFDLQNVVYTEQRLAPGGQGPKPIAPELPPAVSAYTGLPGDVPPAPPPPPPPARIPGAAMPEPPPPSTPVETSPPPAKVSDMLLPAEGAQP; this is encoded by the coding sequence ATGATGCGGCTCGAGAGGACTCAGCGCACGGCGGTCAAGGCCGGACTGATGATGGTATTGGTCGGGCTCGTCGTTGTCGGCTCTGCAGTTGCGGTGCGTAACACCTTCTTCCGTCCCACCACGATCACCGCCTATTTCCCCACCGCCACCGCGATCTACCCCGGCGACGATGTGCGCGTCTCGGGCATGAAGGTCGGGAGCATCGCCGCGATCCGGCCGGAGGGGACCCGGGCCAAGATGGTTCTGCACGTCGACCGCGACGTGCCTGTTCCGGCGGACGCGAAAGCGGTGATCGTCGCCCAGAATTTGGTGGCGGCGCGCTATGTACAGCTCACTCCGGCGTATCGGTCGAGTGGCCCCGTGATGGCCGACGGCGCGGTCATACCGATCGAACGCACCGCGGTACCCGTCGAATGGGATGAGGTGAAAGACCAACTGATGAGGTTGGCAACGGAGCTGGGGCCCAACAGCCAGGTGTCCACGCCATCGATTTCTCGGTTTATCGACAGCGCTGCCGACGCGTTGGGTAACGGAAACGGCGTCAAGCTGCGTGAGACGCTGGCTCAACTCTCCGGAGTGGGGCGGATCCTGGCCAACGGCAGCGGCAACATCGTCGACATCGTCAAGAACCTGCAGACTTTCATCGGGGCGTTGCGGGACAGCAACGTTCAGATAGTGCAATTCAACGATCGACTGGCCACACTGACCAGTGTGCTCGACGACAACAAGTCCGATCTGGATGCGGCACTGACCGACCTGTCGAGTGCGGTCGGCGAGGTACAGCGGTTCATCGCGGGCAGTCGTGATCAGACCGCCGAGCAGATTACCCGGTTGGCCGACCTGACGCAGATCCTTGTCGACAACAAGATGGCGTTGAAAAACGTTCTGCACGTTACACCGAACGCGCTGGCGAACGCCTACAACGATTACGATCCGGATGTCGGAAATGTCCGCGGCGGCGTGGGAATCCAGAACCTCACCAACCCGGTGTGGTCGATATGCTCACAACTCGGCGCGATGGAGAACGTCACCTCGGTCGAATCGGGCAAGCTGTGCGGCCTGTACCTGAGCCCGGCGTTGAAGGTGTTCAATCCGTTGCTCTACTTCAACTTCAACTATTTCCCAATCCCGGTCAATCCGATCCTGGCTCCCGCGTTTGACCTGCAAAACGTGGTCTACACCGAGCAGCGGCTGGCGCCGGGCGGGCAGGGACCGAAGCCGATCGCGCCCGAGCTGCCGCCGGCGGTGTCGGCGTACACCGGGCTGCCGGGTGATGTACCTCCCGCGCCGCCGCCCCCGCCGCCGCCGGCGCGGATACCGGGCGCGGCGATGCCGGAGCCGCCCCCGCCGAGCACGCCGGTCGAAACCTCGCCGCCCCCGGCGAAGGTGTCGGACATGCTCCTCCCGGCGGAAGGGGCGCAGCCGTGA
- a CDS encoding MCE family protein: MLTRFVRIQLAIFAIVGIIGVAVMVVWYVQAPTLLGIGKMTVTLELPATGGLYRFSNVTYRGVQIGKVTAIALTPHGAKATLALDTSPKIPANLRAEVRSISAVGEYYVDLRPRTDSPPYLHNGSVIAKEQTAIPQPIGPVLDQTSALLSSIPKGKLSTLLDESFDAFNGAGYDFGSLFDSSAQFSGDLNGVADRTRTLTEETGPFLDAQAQTSDSIRLWARSLAGVSGQLVDNDPQIRTLLEKGPGAFNEASKLLDQIRPTLPVLLANLTTVGQIAVTYHASLEQVLVLLPPFTAAIQSFLGTKSPVGLATGAFNLIISDPPACTVGFLPPSQWRNPADTTIVDTPDGLYCKLPQDSPIGVRGARNYPCMGQPGKRAPTVEICESDRPFEPLAMRQHIFGTYPLDPNLIAQGIPPDDRVNWNRERIFGPVEGTPLPPGVGPPAEMAMPPGPLGPSASVGPMGEVSPIAPIDVPDVPSTPPPAPSGAPSAAPSGLGRGASRPGPSVAFARYDPHTGSYVAPDGQVYRQTDLVVPKVPKTWKDMFPT; the protein is encoded by the coding sequence GTGCTGACCCGTTTCGTCCGAATCCAGTTGGCGATCTTCGCGATCGTAGGAATCATCGGTGTGGCGGTGATGGTTGTGTGGTACGTCCAGGCGCCGACGCTGCTGGGCATCGGCAAGATGACGGTAACCCTGGAGCTGCCCGCCACCGGTGGTCTCTACCGCTTCAGCAACGTGACGTACCGCGGGGTGCAGATTGGCAAGGTGACCGCGATAGCATTGACTCCCCATGGAGCGAAAGCCACTCTTGCTCTTGATACTTCTCCGAAGATCCCGGCGAATCTGCGAGCCGAAGTGCGCAGCATCTCCGCGGTGGGCGAGTACTACGTGGATCTTCGGCCACGCACCGATTCGCCGCCTTACTTGCACAATGGGTCGGTAATTGCCAAGGAGCAGACCGCTATTCCACAGCCGATCGGTCCGGTGCTCGATCAGACCAGTGCCTTGCTCAGCAGCATCCCCAAGGGCAAGCTCAGCACATTGCTCGATGAGTCGTTCGACGCATTCAACGGGGCCGGTTACGATTTCGGGTCGCTGTTCGACTCCTCCGCACAATTCTCGGGCGATCTCAACGGCGTCGCCGATCGCACTCGTACCCTTACCGAGGAGACTGGACCGTTCCTGGATGCGCAAGCGCAGACCAGCGATTCGATCCGATTGTGGGCGCGCAGTCTCGCCGGAGTCAGCGGCCAGCTGGTCGACAACGACCCGCAGATACGCACCCTGCTCGAAAAGGGCCCCGGCGCCTTCAACGAGGCCTCAAAGCTGCTAGACCAGATCAGGCCGACGCTGCCGGTGCTGCTCGCCAATCTCACTACGGTGGGCCAGATTGCGGTGACCTATCACGCATCACTCGAGCAAGTGTTGGTGCTGCTGCCGCCGTTCACTGCCGCGATCCAGTCCTTCCTGGGTACCAAGAGTCCGGTTGGGTTGGCTACGGGCGCATTCAATCTCATCATCAGTGATCCACCGGCATGCACGGTCGGCTTCTTGCCACCGAGTCAGTGGCGTAACCCTGCCGACACCACCATCGTTGATACGCCGGACGGGTTATACTGCAAACTGCCGCAGGACTCCCCGATCGGAGTGCGAGGCGCCCGCAACTATCCGTGTATGGGGCAGCCCGGAAAACGGGCGCCGACCGTCGAAATCTGTGAGAGTGACCGGCCATTCGAACCTCTGGCAATGAGACAGCACATATTTGGCACCTACCCGCTGGACCCGAACCTCATCGCGCAGGGCATCCCGCCGGACGATCGGGTCAACTGGAACCGCGAGCGAATCTTCGGTCCGGTGGAGGGGACACCACTGCCCCCGGGTGTGGGTCCGCCGGCGGAAATGGCGATGCCGCCGGGACCGCTGGGCCCATCGGCGTCGGTGGGACCGATGGGCGAGGTGTCGCCCATCGCACCCATTGACGTTCCGGACGTTCCGTCCACCCCGCCTCCCGCGCCCAGCGGGGCGCCGTCGGCCGCACCAAGCGGACTCGGACGGGGCGCGTCAAGACCCGGCCCGTCAGTGGCCTTCGCTCGGTACGACCCGCACACCGGCAGCTACGTCGCCCCGGATGGCCAGGTCTACCGCCAGACGGATCTGGTCGTGCCCAAGGTGCCGAAGACATGGAAGGACATGTTCCCCACGTGA
- a CDS encoding cytochrome c oxidase subunit 3, translating into MTGAARERRAAGLVPGQPDMWVFVLFETLVFTGYFGFYLFYRTQSPELFLRSQVELDLRIGVANTLLLLLSSWSVARCVQSARAGAYRPALKDALLTALLGLMFLGSKMVEWVRQIQRGNSLSGDDFFTYYFFLTGIHFVHLLIGFVVLGVLVYQLARPALRSQELVETCATYWHTVDYLWVLIFALLYVVR; encoded by the coding sequence GTGACCGGGGCCGCCCGTGAGCGCAGGGCCGCCGGGTTGGTACCCGGCCAACCCGACATGTGGGTCTTCGTGCTGTTCGAAACACTGGTGTTCACTGGATATTTTGGCTTCTACCTGTTCTATCGGACCCAGAGCCCGGAGCTCTTCCTGCGCTCTCAGGTGGAATTGGACCTGCGTATCGGAGTCGCCAACACCCTCCTTTTGCTGCTCAGTTCGTGGTCGGTGGCGCGATGCGTTCAGTCGGCCCGCGCCGGTGCGTACCGCCCGGCGCTCAAAGACGCGCTGCTTACCGCGCTCTTGGGCCTGATGTTCCTGGGCTCGAAGATGGTGGAGTGGGTCCGGCAGATCCAGCGGGGCAACAGCCTCTCCGGCGATGACTTCTTCACCTACTACTTCTTCCTCACCGGAATCCACTTCGTGCACTTGCTGATTGGCTTCGTAGTACTCGGTGTCCTGGTCTATCAGCTCGCACGCCCGGCGCTCAGATCCCAGGAGCTTGTCGAAACCTGCGCTACCTACTGGCACACCGTCGACTACCTTTGGGTGCTCATCTTCGCGCTGCTCTATGTGGTGAGGTGA
- a CDS encoding TetR/AcrR family transcriptional regulator, with protein sequence MASTQSPSRFRFIERSAAQTRILDAALQLIAEHGVGGTSLQMIADTVGVTKAAVYHQFKTKEQIVVALTERELGGLEAALEAAEAQDHPSRARELLLDRVIELAIERRGAASTLQFDPVIVRLLAEHQPFQQFIQRLYGVLVGDAGDDTRVLAAMLSGAIAVGVLHPLVADVDDKTLRAQLLRITGRLMDARDG encoded by the coding sequence GTGGCGTCGACGCAGTCCCCAAGCCGGTTCCGTTTCATCGAGCGCAGCGCCGCGCAAACACGCATCTTGGATGCCGCTCTGCAGTTGATCGCCGAACACGGGGTCGGCGGAACCTCGCTGCAGATGATCGCCGATACCGTGGGAGTCACGAAAGCGGCGGTCTACCACCAGTTCAAGACCAAAGAACAGATCGTTGTCGCGCTCACCGAACGCGAACTCGGAGGACTTGAGGCGGCCTTGGAAGCGGCCGAGGCCCAGGATCATCCGTCCCGGGCACGGGAGTTGCTGCTTGACCGGGTGATCGAGCTTGCCATCGAGCGGCGCGGAGCGGCCAGCACTTTGCAGTTCGATCCCGTCATCGTCCGATTGCTTGCCGAGCACCAACCGTTTCAGCAATTCATCCAGCGTCTCTACGGCGTGCTGGTCGGCGATGCCGGCGACGACACGCGGGTGCTGGCCGCAATGCTGTCCGGTGCCATCGCCGTCGGCGTATTGCACCCGCTGGTCGCCGACGTCGACGATAAAACTCTGCGCGCGCAGCTGCTACGCATTACCGGCCGGCTCATGGACGCGCGCGACGGCTAG
- a CDS encoding TetR/AcrR family transcriptional regulator, translating to MTSARRIGAPDAKNRGLLLDTAEQLMIEEGYAAVTSRRLASKAGLKPQLVHYYFRNMEELFLELFRRRAEEGLQAQAQALQSAQPLWALWKFGSDPAFARISMEFMALANHRKALRAEIAHYAERFRDEQRRAITIALQRYGADSHDVPPVVWTVLMTSLSRFLVLEKALGMSGGHAETTELVEGYLRRLEGEP from the coding sequence ATGACATCGGCTCGTCGGATAGGGGCGCCAGACGCGAAGAATCGCGGTTTGCTGCTCGATACGGCCGAGCAACTGATGATCGAAGAGGGCTACGCGGCAGTGACGTCGCGTCGTCTCGCGAGCAAGGCGGGACTCAAACCGCAGCTGGTGCATTACTACTTCCGCAACATGGAGGAGCTGTTCCTGGAGCTTTTCCGCCGCCGCGCCGAAGAAGGTCTGCAAGCGCAGGCGCAGGCGTTGCAATCGGCTCAGCCGTTGTGGGCGCTGTGGAAATTCGGCAGCGATCCGGCGTTCGCCCGAATTTCCATGGAATTTATGGCCCTGGCCAACCACCGCAAGGCGTTGCGGGCCGAAATCGCCCACTACGCGGAGCGTTTCCGTGATGAACAGCGACGGGCCATCACAATCGCGCTGCAGCGCTACGGCGCGGACAGCCATGATGTGCCGCCGGTGGTGTGGACCGTGCTCATGACCAGTTTGTCGCGTTTTCTGGTGTTGGAAAAGGCACTCGGAATGTCCGGCGGTCACGCCGAGACCACCGAGTTGGTGGAGGGGTACCTGCGCCGCCTGGAAGGCGAGCCGTAG
- a CDS encoding MCE family protein, whose protein sequence is MLKYRGAGLIRAGFIGAVLVVLVIAVGLNPEQLLQRATTVRYQALFSDAGGLAVGNDVTVSGIKVGSVSGMSLQHGDVLVTFTVSGKVELGAASTAHIRTGSLLGQRVLTVESAGDGTLRPRAVIPISRTSSPYSLSEAVSDAATDIAGTNTDALNQSLDTLSATLNQIAPQLGPSFDGLTRLSQALNSRNQTLGELLKGAADVTGILSQRSQQLNTLILNADDLLSMLVTRRQAIVRLLASTSAVARQLSGLVQDNESKLAPTLERLNSVTAMLEKNRDNLAEALPGLAKYELTQGETVSSGFYYNPFIPNLFTIQFFQWFIDYAFGFRAHGAPGQPPDNAGPRALFPFPFNQNPGGSR, encoded by the coding sequence ATGCTTAAGTACCGCGGAGCAGGTCTCATTCGGGCCGGATTTATCGGCGCCGTTCTGGTGGTGCTGGTGATCGCCGTCGGGCTAAATCCCGAACAGCTACTACAACGTGCCACCACCGTCCGCTATCAGGCGCTGTTTTCTGATGCCGGTGGTTTGGCCGTCGGCAACGATGTGACGGTATCGGGTATCAAGGTCGGCAGCGTGTCGGGGATGTCGTTGCAGCATGGCGACGTCCTGGTGACATTCACCGTTAGCGGGAAGGTCGAACTCGGGGCGGCCAGTACCGCGCACATCAGGACGGGCTCGCTGTTGGGCCAACGGGTGCTCACCGTGGAATCCGCGGGCGACGGTACGTTGCGTCCAAGGGCCGTCATCCCGATATCGCGAACCTCGTCGCCCTATTCGCTATCCGAAGCCGTTAGTGATGCGGCAACCGATATCGCCGGAACCAACACCGATGCACTCAACCAGTCCCTCGATACGCTCTCGGCAACGTTGAATCAGATTGCGCCGCAACTGGGTCCATCGTTCGATGGACTGACCCGACTATCGCAAGCGCTCAACAGCCGCAATCAGACGCTCGGTGAGCTACTTAAGGGCGCCGCCGATGTCACCGGCATCTTGTCGCAACGTAGCCAGCAACTTAACACGCTGATCCTCAACGCCGACGACCTTTTGTCCATGCTGGTGACGCGTCGCCAGGCCATCGTGCGGCTGCTCGCCAGCACGTCTGCGGTGGCCAGGCAGCTGTCCGGTTTGGTGCAGGACAACGAAAGCAAACTCGCGCCGACGCTGGAACGCCTCAATTCGGTGACCGCGATGCTGGAGAAGAACCGGGATAACCTCGCCGAGGCGCTTCCGGGGCTGGCGAAGTACGAGTTGACCCAAGGCGAGACCGTGTCCAGCGGCTTCTACTACAACCCGTTTATTCCAAACCTGTTCACAATTCAGTTCTTCCAGTGGTTCATCGATTATGCGTTTGGCTTCCGCGCCCACGGAGCTCCCGGTCAGCCACCCGACAACGCCGGGCCGCGGGCACTGTTCCCCTTCCCCTTCAACCAGAACCCGGGGGGGTCGCGATGA
- a CDS encoding twin-arginine translocation pathway signal — protein MRRCLARWRAIVLTTLLVATLAFGAGYFHFAYRTDLQTDDAAAQQAITAASDGAAALLSYSPDTLDRDFTNAKARLTDNYLAYYRQFADQVVGPAAQRGGVTTTATVIKAAVSELQPHLAVVLVFVKQQTASRAKPEPIVTSSSVRVTLLKVNNSWLIERFDPM, from the coding sequence ATGCGTCGCTGCCTGGCCAGGTGGCGCGCAATCGTGTTGACGACGCTGCTTGTTGCCACGCTCGCGTTTGGAGCGGGGTATTTCCATTTTGCCTACCGAACAGATCTGCAAACCGATGATGCTGCGGCACAACAGGCAATCACGGCGGCCAGCGACGGCGCCGCGGCACTGCTGTCCTACTCGCCGGACACTCTTGACCGCGATTTCACCAACGCCAAGGCGCGACTCACCGACAACTATCTGGCCTACTACCGGCAGTTCGCGGACCAGGTCGTGGGCCCGGCGGCACAGCGTGGCGGAGTCACGACGACCGCGACCGTGATCAAGGCGGCCGTGTCCGAGCTGCAACCGCATTTAGCGGTGGTGCTGGTATTCGTCAAACAACAGACCGCCAGTAGGGCAAAGCCGGAACCAATTGTGACATCAAGCAGTGTTCGGGTGACGCTGCTGAAGGTCAATAATTCGTGGCTTATCGAGAGATTCGATCCGATGTGA